TTCTGTGTTTGGAAATGGAATGATTTAATTTATCCGACTTTATCTAAGTTAGGTATTGTAAACTTTGCCGACAAGATCGGACTTATCTATGAAGGGGCAGCGGAATTGTCACTCCTTCGAATAGTCGGTTTTTTAATTGCTTTATTTTTAACTCTTTTAATCATTTGGATAGCTTTAATGGCTTTATTTATTGCAGTTTGTGGAATTGTATATGCTGTTCAAAAATATACCTTCCTTAAATTTTTATTTAAATATACACTTGTACTTCCGTTAAAGGGAATCTTAATTGTGGTTATCACTCCACTAGTAATAATCGAGAAAGTATTTAGTTCTATTTATCGTCTCTTAAATCCTAAAGGATATGCAAGAAGAAAGCAGCAAGCTGAGCAAAAAAGAATAGATAATATAAGAAAATCAGACAGAGAACTTATTTCTAAAATTCGAGTCTTGTTCCCAGAAGATGTTTCTATTGAGGAGGCATTCTTACGTTTGAATCGTTTACCGACTCAAGGTGATGATAACTTCCTAATAGGGATAACAAAAGATGAAAAAGTTTATATCCTTTTACCTTCACCATATTACTGGAAAGAGAAGTCTATATCTATAAACGATAGTCTTGAAGATTATAATTATGACGGAAATTTTAAAGAGTTTAAGCAAACGAACGAAAAATATTATGATGGATTACGTTTAGAGTATTTAGACACTAAGAAATATGAATATAGCAAAGAGATGAAAGTGACTAATACTACTCAAAATGCAGAATATGACAAGGTACCATTTAGTTCAATTGAAAAAATTTATGATATAAATGCCGAAAAACGAGTGCATTTCAATAATCAATTCCTAGTGTATAGCAGAACTAGAGCATATGTTGAGTATATTAATTACATACAAAAGCGATATCTCTATAATCTTAAGCAACTAATAAACTTATCAGAGACAGTTGATTGCGAACAATATCCTCATGTAATGAAAGAATTAGTAAAATACACTGCAAGTAACAGTGACATGGTATCTCTAATAACAACAGGAAATACAATTCAATGGGAAGGAGATCAAGGTGAAAAAAGAAGAAGTTAAATCAAGGTTACTTTACCACAAGCAACATCTTACAACTGTTAGACAATGGGATCTTTATGCTAAAGATCACTCATTACCTTCTTCTCAATCACTAATATCTATTTACGGTAGTTGGAAGGAAGTTAAAGATGAACTTGGAATAAAAGGTATTGATAGGAAGGAAGAACTTATTGAAATTGCTAAGGAACATATACATGCTCTTACTACCGTAGAAAATTGGAATAAGTATGCAAAAGAAAAAAAGCTTCCTAATGGTTATACGTATATATCACATTTTGGCTCTTGGAATGCCTTTAAGGAGAAATTAAACCTCTCTCCTTCAACGCCTTATCCATCTAAACTAGAAAAGAAAAAAGAAATTATATCAATTCTAAAAGAACATGGTGCCAAATATGAAGATCGTACTTCTTGGGATAAATACGCAAATGAAGAGGATTTACCTACTTATAAAACAATAAGAAATTATCTTACTTTTGAAGAAATTAAAGAAATTGTTCCTAAAGAAATAAAGTACAATTATAGTAAGACAGAGTTAATAAAAATTGCAAAAAAACATTCTGATTACTTTACAAGTATGGGGAAGTGGAATGAATACGCTAAAGAAAATCAGCTTCCAAATTCAGCTACGTATCATCGAAAATTTGGTTCATGGAAAAAAGCCAAAGTAGAGGTATACAATCAACCATAAAAAATACCCTCTCACACTGTGAGGGGGTTATTTTTTATTATTCTCTGCTTTATTTATAGCATCGATAATGTCCCATGCAGATGTGGTTATTGAATATATATCACCGCTGTGACCATCTTCATGCTGTGTACCGCTCATTTTAAAGTCAAGAGACAGCGTAACTTCTAATTCATCAGTATAAATTAGTTTCACCTTAGCTGTTTGTGTATCAGTACCAAATACGCCTTTTTCAGATTCATATCCAATCTCTTTTAAAGTACCATTCCTAGAGATTTTATTTATTATATCTAAAGTAACCTCAATTTTATCACCGTTGTCTACTTTAAATAGATCATCTGAAATCACCTGTGGTAGATATGCTTGGATGAATAACTCCGCATCCTTCATTAGTACAGAAGCAAATAAAAATTCTACTACTCCCTTTTTTTCTCTATAATGATCCACCACATCTTGATCGTGTCCATCAAGGTGACCTGTATCTAAATCTGTTGAACTTAGCCATTTGTATACTTTATTTTCTTCATCTGTAACAGTCTGAATATCACTTTTTACCCGCTTCTCAGCTTTTACAAGGTCTATCAATTCCATTTCTTGATGACCATATACGTTCCATGCGAGATAACCGACAATACCAAGTAATATAGTTAAACAAAAAATAATAACCCCTCTATTCATTTCTACCTCCTAACTACACCTTAATAATAGTGTAAGAGCAATTTCTCGCTCTTACACTTCCTAAAACTGAACATACAATACAGGATTAACCCTATTAGACTTTGAGCCATTCCAACTACCTTTATGTACTTCAAAGTGTAAATGTTGACCTGTACTTTTTCCTGTGTTACCCATGTTACCGATAAATTGCCCTTTCTGTACCTGGGCTCCATTTTGTACAGCTCGACTACTTAAATGAGCATATAGAGTTTCATACTGTTGACCATTTATATTGTGGCGAATAATAATGCAATTACCATAAGTTGTAGAAACGTATGATTTTACGACTACACCATCTGCAGTTGATACAACTGGTACAGTACCAGCTTTGGCGATATCCACTCCACCATGGAATTTCCCCCATCTTGGGCCATATCCTGATGTTACTTCCCCTTCTGCAGGTCTCATAAAATCTCCGTCAGTAATTTCAGGCATATCTCCCTCTGAAGGTTTATAAACAGCTTCTGCTCTAAATTTTTCAGCATTCTGTAATACTTTATCAACGTACCAATCAGCATGGTTATAATGCCAAATTGCCTTTCGTTTGTCTGTCGCATAGCCATTCTTTGATAGATAATAAGCAGCGGTATGAATGGCATCAACCACGTTCCATGGATCAGCCTTACCGTCTCCATCTCCATCACGACCATAACCAGAACCACTTGCTATAACAGACATACTAGAGACGTCTAATCGTGAACTAACTAATCCACCACCGACGTTATATTTCCAACCGACCCAATGACGATAGGTAAACCTTTGAAGTCATCTCCAGCTTTTCCCCCGCCCCAAACCGAGCAAGCGACTTTCACCGCACTCGGCTTTCCATCGAATTAATTTATCCGACTAGACCCCTTCGCTCCACAAGCATTACTTTGCTTCATCACTACTACGAGTCCTCTGTCACTCTCTGAACTTCACAAAAAGCTCTATTTTTCCATTCAGACAGCTTCCCATGTTCCGTTTCTTTTATCCCTTTTTTTATATCCCTTAGATGCTCATTTTACGTTGTGCCTACTCACCATTCGAGTACTGACTCTAACTGAATGGTTCTATTATGAACTAGCTACCACAACTCATAATAGAGAATATAAATACTCATTCGGCTCTTCTTTTAAATTAACTAAATAGCGATTTATAACAACGCTTCAAACATGAGTTTCTTTCGTCATCATAGGATATTTTTAAAGATACCCGCACTATATTTCAAGTTACGACTTCACCTAGCTTCATACCAAAACTTTAGAGCAAATTAAAGCATGTAGGAGATTAGTATAGAGTATTTGAGTCTTTTACTCTAGAAAGGAATTTCACCTTTCAAATCAAAGAAACAGTTAGACTTTTTGAGTCCTCCCACTTCATCAAGAAGATTTATAGGGAAACATGGCGCGCGGTAGCAGGCATAAATTGGAGCGGACCGATAGCTCCAACCGAACTAACCATAGTTTCATGTGTTGAAAATCCAGTTTCCACGAAGTGTATGGCTGAAAGTACAAACCAATCAACACCATATTTCGCTTGTGCATCAAGGTAATATTGCATGAACTGAGTTGGTACACCCTCACCTGGTATTACAGTTCCATTGAAGCCGGTACTTCCACTGAATCCTCCAATGGATCCTAACCATTCTGTGTAAGTAACTTGTCCACCTGCTGATGCATAGAGTGCCTCAATTAATTTCTTATCAGTGGCACCCATATTCTGTTCATTCATTATTTCATCAAATCTAGAATAGTCAGTAATTGCGTTCTCATTTGTATTAAATTTTTGGTACCTCGTTCTTATTATTGTTTTGATTTCTATTTGTCTTTCTTTAATTACTTCTCTTTGTTTTTCAACATTTTTATATTTTGTTACTAATTTTGTTTTTTGAACTTCCTTTGTTTTAGTAATAGGGACTTGTCTGGATTTTTCAGTTCTTACTGTTTCTTGTCCTATGACACCATATACCTGTGTAATTCTACATCCACTAAAATCGCAATATTTAACAGAGGTATATCCATATACATCGACAAAATTCACTTCCGTATATTTGTAAGTTTCATATTCTGTATATGTCTCAGTCTCATAATAGGTTTCTTTAACTGTATAAGGAACTGATTCGGTATAAGTTTCAATTGCTTTATATTTTTCAGTTTCGTAAGTTATCTTTTCCGTTTTAACCCAATTGGTTAAATAGGGAGTGTACGTATAGTCTGTATTACCATCCCAATACTCTGCAAAGGAAATCTTAGAGACCCAATTATCTTTTTTTACGGTTTTTGGATCACCACACTTCCCATCTCTACAAACCGTAGTTTCAGTTTCTTTATATTCATTGTAATCCCCATAATCGATATTAGGCTTTAATACGGTAGCCATTTTCTGTATGAGTTTCTTAGGATCTTCGTTTCCCTTAATCATTGAATCTATCTGAATTACAGATGCAATTAGTTTTTCAGGTACACGAAACTTCCTTTGTTCAGGTCTAGACATATCGACAGTACCATGTGACTGTTCAAGTACATATTCCTGTATTTCCTTATCTACTCCCGATAACCCCTCACCATCTCCACCATAAAAATAAGAAGAGGCCATCATAAAGACTATAACCACAAGCACAATTCCAAGAATAATAAGTGTAGCTGGTAAACCAATGGTACTAAAAAAGCTCAATAACATTTTAGCTAACATCGCTATTGCCTGTTTTACAGCTTTTAATGCTAACTTGGCCGCTTTCTTACCAATTTTTTTCAGTACCTTTTTCGCTTGATTCCTTACGACTTTCTTAGCTTGATCTTTAGCAATCTGGACGACGGCGGGCTCTTTTTCTTCATGCTGCTCTTGAGGTAACCCCATTAGCCATTCCACCCTGCAAGGCTTTGTCTTTTACGCAGAACCTCTTGTTGCTTCCTAGTATCAAACCGTTTATTTGGTCGAGGTTGAATGTACTCTTCTGGATCAATGGATGTTGTAAAGTCTTGATATTCTTCTTCGACTATTGAATCAGCTGTAATTTTTTGCCCTTTGATCACGCAATTTTTTGTAACTGTTTTTCCTTCTGGAATTCTTGCATCACCTTTTTGATATGCAGAAACCCGTACTTTTTCACCAGTTGGAGTACTAGCTTGCATGTAACTTCGATCTCGTTCAATGATTAATTGAACATTCTCCATTCCTGACTGCTTCAAGTCATTCATATAGAATTGACCTGAATCCACTTGTTGATTATAAGCTTGCACATTCTTTGGAACATAAGTATTTTTCGTTGTGTTTCTGTTTGCTAATAGTTTATTTGGATTGACATTAACATTAGATACTACAGGAATTTTCCCTCCGGCTGAATCAACTTTGTAGGTGCTAGTATCAACGCCTTTTGGTTTTTGAATAACAAATGCCCCATTTTCAACTTGTAAGTCTTGATATACAACTTCCCCATTTTTCATTGAACTATCTCCTCGTCCTGTACGTGAGACAGTTCTAGTTTGACCAGTCTTAGTTCTAACTTCAATAAATGACTGATCAGCGGTTGTGACCATTCTTACAGCGCCTTGAGCTAATCTTTCAGCACCATTTTCTCCAACTACCGTTTGTGCCATTTGCATTACTTCCGTTGGTTCGGAGATTGTATTATTAACAGCGTTATTGTATGGGTTAAATCTTGAAGATAATTTTGAACCTACTTGATAACCTGTTACCCCTGCTACTACACCACCTGTATATCCCATAGCATTATTTAAGCTAGATTGCTTTAATACGGGATTTTCAGTGACCATACTTTTAATTGCTTTGAATCCACCAACTGTTGCTCCTCCGACTCCTTCTAATTGTTTAAATACAGGATTCATACTAGATTCATTAGAAGTTACAACTTGTTGGTAACCAGCTCCTATACCTTGACCTACTTCTTTCGAAAAATTCAGGAGTGTTTGAGCACCAGATGCTCCCATTGCAAAACCAGAAATTGCTTTAAAAGGGACCTTAGCGTGTGTCCCCAAAGAAGCTGTTGGGCTGATCGTCTTTGGTACTGCTTCGTTTGCAATAGACAAGTTCTCTTGATACTGATTTCCTCTTTCTTGTTTCCATTGGATATGAATCTGATCATCTGACATTCCTTCAGCCTTCTTACTAGAGAAGAATGCATTTTTGGAATCAGTATCCGTCCTCATGCCAGCCAGTTGACTAGTCACAAAATCTCGGTTAACTTTCTTTCCATTCATTAATTGAAGGCTTTCAGCTTCGTTTCCAGC
This genomic interval from Metabacillus schmidteae contains the following:
- a CDS encoding M23 family metallopeptidase, with the translated sequence MSVIASGSGYGRDGDGDGKADPWNVVDAIHTAAYYLSKNGYATDKRKAIWHYNHADWYVDKVLQNAEKFRAEAVYKPSEGDMPEITDGDFMRPAEGEVTSGYGPRWGKFHGGVDIAKAGTVPVVSTADGVVVKSYVSTTYGNCIIIRHNINGQQYETLYAHLSSRAVQNGAQVQKGQFIGNMGNTGKSTGQHLHFEVHKGSWNGSKSNRVNPVLYVQF
- a CDS encoding lysozyme family protein, which gives rise to MGLPQEQHEEKEPAVVQIAKDQAKKVVRNQAKKVLKKIGKKAAKLALKAVKQAIAMLAKMLLSFFSTIGLPATLIILGIVLVVIVFMMASSYFYGGDGEGLSGVDKEIQEYVLEQSHGTVDMSRPEQRKFRVPEKLIASVIQIDSMIKGNEDPKKLIQKMATVLKPNIDYGDYNEYKETETTVCRDGKCGDPKTVKKDNWVSKISFAEYWDGNTDYTYTPYLTNWVKTEKITYETEKYKAIETYTESVPYTVKETYYETETYTEYETYKYTEVNFVDVYGYTSVKYCDFSGCRITQVYGVIGQETVRTEKSRQVPITKTKEVQKTKLVTKYKNVEKQREVIKERQIEIKTIIRTRYQKFNTNENAITDYSRFDEIMNEQNMGATDKKLIEALYASAGGQVTYTEWLGSIGGFSGSTGFNGTVIPGEGVPTQFMQYYLDAQAKYGVDWFVLSAIHFVETGFSTHETMVSSVGAIGPLQFMPATARHVSL